One Nostoc punctiforme PCC 73102 DNA window includes the following coding sequences:
- a CDS encoding alpha-amylase family glycosyl hydrolase, giving the protein MAKVEELTPQQLSETDLKPRGRVYPSPISWRDQFLYQLVLDRFSDDNENQRELFDHTNLAKFQVKDKAGWMAAGTKFVGGTLRGIKSKLDYLQRLGVTTLWINPPWQQRSELEAYHSDRIQEFLDIDPHFGTRQDLRDLIDAAHDRRMYVILDVIYNQNADNWFHRNDVIAALARVYQYWIALSDCDGLRIDSLKHVSPEDSRKFCTAIREYAESIDKDNFLLTGEITSGSMAGAYIDIIARNFSAVLDIAQTPNELAAFAKGLVHPKQFFDLYSENNLAGEYRQIGTYHVSILDDYEMSFRTNKQRFAAYSNVPHLYEQVAHAVGVQLTMPGIPAIYYGTEQAFDGNEGYHDYSIEGRKFAEDRYIKEAMFGGAFGAFQTADCHFFDIDHPTYLRIAAIARIRNSHDKIGKALRRGHHYLRETSFFNSPFSIPGQGELVAWSQTLFDTEVLMVLNTNGLENRGAEVTVDTYMHPQDSTMTFLYKSDWSDSYLRHPPRDQTVAVQHHNDRRATVRIDLPPSGMAILA; this is encoded by the coding sequence ATGGCTAAAGTTGAAGAATTGACACCCCAGCAACTCTCTGAAACAGACCTAAAACCACGAGGGAGAGTTTATCCGAGTCCTATCAGTTGGCGCGACCAGTTTTTGTACCAATTGGTATTAGATAGATTCAGTGACGATAATGAAAATCAAAGGGAGCTTTTTGACCACACCAATCTTGCAAAATTCCAGGTTAAAGATAAAGCTGGCTGGATGGCAGCAGGGACAAAGTTCGTAGGTGGTACTCTTAGGGGAATTAAGAGTAAATTAGACTACTTGCAACGATTGGGAGTAACAACGCTGTGGATTAATCCACCTTGGCAACAACGTTCTGAGTTAGAAGCTTACCATAGCGATCGCATTCAAGAATTTTTAGATATTGACCCCCACTTTGGCACCCGTCAAGATTTAAGAGATTTAATTGATGCTGCCCACGATCGGAGGATGTATGTCATCCTCGATGTAATATACAACCAGAATGCTGATAACTGGTTTCACAGAAATGACGTAATTGCAGCTCTAGCCAGAGTTTATCAATATTGGATTGCTCTTTCTGACTGCGATGGCTTACGGATAGATAGCCTCAAGCACGTTTCTCCAGAAGATTCCCGCAAATTCTGCACAGCTATCCGTGAATACGCCGAATCTATCGATAAAGACAACTTTTTACTGACTGGGGAAATAACCTCCGGTAGTATGGCTGGTGCTTACATAGACATTATTGCTCGCAACTTTAGTGCTGTATTAGACATCGCACAGACCCCTAATGAATTGGCTGCATTCGCCAAAGGGTTAGTACACCCCAAGCAATTTTTCGATTTGTATAGCGAAAACAATCTCGCTGGAGAATACCGCCAAATTGGGACATATCATGTCTCCATCTTGGATGACTATGAGATGTCATTCCGGACTAATAAACAGCGATTTGCTGCATACAGCAATGTCCCTCATCTCTATGAGCAAGTTGCTCATGCTGTCGGTGTGCAATTAACCATGCCAGGAATCCCTGCTATTTATTATGGAACAGAACAGGCTTTTGATGGCAATGAAGGTTATCACGATTACAGCATAGAAGGTAGAAAGTTTGCGGAAGATAGATATATCAAAGAAGCAATGTTTGGCGGTGCTTTTGGCGCATTTCAAACAGCAGACTGTCATTTTTTCGATATCGACCATCCTACTTATTTGCGGATAGCTGCGATCGCGCGGATTCGCAACAGTCACGATAAAATTGGTAAAGCATTGCGCCGTGGACATCACTACCTACGCGAAACATCCTTTTTTAACTCCCCCTTCTCAATTCCTGGACAAGGCGAATTAGTTGCTTGGTCACAGACTTTATTTGACACAGAAGTGTTGATGGTGCTGAATACCAACGGCTTAGAAAATCGTGGTGCAGAAGTGACAGTAGATACTTATATGCATCCTCAAGATTCGACTATGACCTTTTTATACAAAAGCGATTGGAGCGATTCATATTTACGCCACCCACCCCGCGACCAAACTGTAGCTGTACAACATCATAACGACCGTCGTGCAACTGTGCGAATTGATTTGCCTCCTTCGGGAATGGCGATTTTAGCGTAA
- a CDS encoding adenylate/guanylate cyclase domain-containing protein yields the protein MIQLLINRIWQSLLRLLLQRITLVLTLMLCVAIAIAISNMSRLSSSLIESQAVQNAALNIQSLTQAFDLYSAAAADRAKLVPGITVTHAYLNTKGAIPLPSTFAIELGEQISEKNAEMSVRLYSNYPYPWRTKGGAKDEFERDALNFLKENPRQKFYRLEKKNGNTTLRYAQASLMKASCVTCHNTDATSPKKNWEVGDVAGAWEISQSLDNLVTKTNQSLQGTFAMLGGMSVLGLSGLTLVVGKLRENSRNLEHRVKERTTDLAEANTELEKRNQLIRQVFGRYLSDTVVANLLESPEGLKLGGERRKITILTSDLRGFTALSERFPPEEVIHILNLYLEYMADVINHYQGTIDEFMGDGILVLFGAPIAKEDDALRAVTCACAMQLAMGGVNEKMKTLGWPPLEMGIGINTGEVIVGNIGSEKRTKYGIVGSQVNLTYRIESYTSGGQILISEQTFKEVGSSIKIIGQKQVQPKGLSQTITIYEVYGVGGRYNLYLPKEEELFLPVPQEIPLLYTILDDKQMGNPVFYGRLVKLSAKGAELQVDIPNEVPPKLTNLKINLFISKNSAQVSEDIYAKVLEKPTIRGNFYINFTSVPPSLIAQFDNLYKIISQKSN from the coding sequence ATGATTCAGTTATTAATTAATCGAATTTGGCAATCGCTTTTACGTTTACTGTTACAGAGAATTACTCTCGTACTCACGCTGATGTTATGTGTAGCGATCGCGATCGCAATTTCTAATATGTCTAGGCTTTCATCGAGCTTGATTGAATCTCAAGCAGTGCAAAATGCTGCTTTGAACATTCAATCATTAACTCAAGCTTTTGACCTCTACAGCGCCGCAGCCGCAGATCGAGCTAAACTCGTACCTGGAATTACCGTCACCCACGCTTACCTCAATACCAAAGGCGCAATCCCCTTACCTTCAACTTTCGCGATCGAACTCGGTGAGCAAATTAGTGAAAAAAATGCCGAAATGTCTGTAAGACTATATAGTAACTATCCATATCCTTGGCGCACGAAAGGGGGAGCAAAAGACGAATTTGAGCGCGATGCACTCAACTTCTTGAAAGAAAACCCTCGTCAAAAATTCTATCGTCTTGAGAAGAAAAATGGAAACACCACCTTGCGTTATGCACAAGCTAGCCTCATGAAAGCAAGTTGTGTAACTTGTCATAACACAGATGCCACTAGTCCAAAGAAAAACTGGGAAGTAGGAGATGTTGCTGGAGCTTGGGAGATTTCTCAATCTCTCGATAATTTAGTAACCAAGACCAACCAAAGTCTCCAAGGAACCTTTGCTATGTTAGGCGGTATGTCGGTCTTAGGACTTTCAGGATTGACACTTGTTGTTGGGAAACTCCGAGAAAACAGCAGAAATTTAGAGCATCGGGTTAAAGAACGAACTACAGATTTAGCAGAAGCCAACACTGAATTAGAAAAAAGAAACCAATTAATTCGCCAAGTTTTCGGACGATATTTGAGTGATACGGTTGTTGCTAACTTGTTAGAAAGCCCGGAAGGATTAAAACTTGGTGGTGAACGCCGCAAAATTACTATCCTCACCTCTGACTTAAGAGGCTTCACTGCTCTCTCAGAACGCTTTCCACCAGAAGAGGTAATTCACATTCTCAACCTCTATTTAGAATACATGGCAGATGTGATTAATCATTACCAAGGCACAATTGATGAGTTTATGGGAGATGGTATTTTAGTCTTATTTGGTGCCCCGATCGCTAAAGAAGATGATGCCCTCAGAGCAGTTACTTGTGCTTGTGCCATGCAGTTAGCAATGGGTGGCGTTAATGAAAAGATGAAAACTCTCGGCTGGCCACCATTAGAAATGGGGATTGGTATAAATACAGGTGAGGTTATAGTCGGTAATATTGGTTCCGAAAAGCGGACTAAATATGGAATTGTCGGTAGTCAAGTAAATCTCACTTATCGAATTGAGTCATATACTAGTGGCGGTCAAATTCTCATTTCTGAACAGACTTTCAAAGAAGTCGGATCGAGCATCAAAATTATTGGACAAAAGCAAGTTCAGCCAAAAGGTTTGAGCCAGACAATTACCATTTACGAAGTATATGGTGTGGGTGGACGATACAATCTTTATTTACCCAAAGAAGAAGAATTATTTTTACCTGTTCCTCAAGAGATTCCGCTTTTATACACTATTTTAGATGACAAGCAAATGGGAAATCCGGTCTTTTATGGGCGTTTAGTCAAACTATCAGCAAAAGGAGCTGAATTACAAGTAGATATTCCCAATGAAGTACCACCGAAACTAACTAATCTTAAAATCAATCTTTTCATATCTAAAAACTCAGCGCAAGTCAGTGAAGATATCTATGCAAAAGTCTTAGAAAAACCGACAATTAGAGGAAATTTTTATATTAATTTTACCTCTGTTCCTCCATCACTCATAGCTCAGTTTGATAACCTTTATAAGATAATTTCTCAAAAATCTAATTAA
- a CDS encoding NB-ARC domain-containing protein, protein MDIDQALAFTDALVFAKSRIHLSDLQQAMLRESWSLERQSYDRIADIYGYSPTYLKHDVGPKLWKLLSEVLGEKVNKTSFRTAIERATAQSNQYIEEKTRVKFTDNLLVAEAQTSYQDWGDAIDVDFFYGRQAELAQLQQWILVDQCRLVAVSGMGGIGKTSLSIKLAQQLQSDFKWVIWRSLRNAPPVQEILTELLKLLSNQQEIDYPETVEGKISRLLHYLRSQRCLVIFDNIETILQHNEKSKSSYIKGYEYYGEIFRQIGEIRHQSCLVLTSRDQPPEVGLLEGASLPVRAFQLGGLKKTEAQELLHLKGNFQGSTEEWNRLVEGYAGNPLALKIIATTIQNLFDGSISDFLNQQAFVFGNIRNLIGQQFERLSESEKTVIYWLAIYRDPASFSELRSDIFPRRSPQELIDILESLEQRSLIEKTKPTLIEKHQTQFSLQPVVMEYATEKLVAQVCQEILAGLEANADQKILLFKTHALLKAQAKDYVRETQVRFILKPILERLLLDRLLIEVSEQLAIENLLTQCLTKLRGTSSLKTGYAGGNILNLLCQLQSTLTNYNFSNLTIWQAYLQDVNLHNVNFESSDLSQCVFAETFGMVFAGIAFSPDGTLLATGDAEGELRLWEVATGKLVVNFAGHLGWVWSLAFSPDGQLLASCSSDKTIRLWDVNTGKCLRTLSGHTSSIWSVAFSADGQMLASGGDEPTIRLWNVNTGDCHKIFSGHTDRILSLSFSSDGQTLASGSADFTIRLWKISGECDRILEGHSDRIWSISFSPDGQTLVSGSADFTIRLWEVSTGNCFNILQEHSDRVRSLAFSPNAQMLVSASDDKTVRIWEASTGECLNILPGHTNSIFSVAFNVDGRTIASGSTDQTVKLWDVNTGRCFKTLKGYSNSVFSVAFNLDGQTLASGSTDQTVRLWDVNTGTCLKKFAGHSGWVTSVAFHPDGDLLASSSADRTIRLWSVSTGQCLQILKDHVNWVQSVAFSPDRQILASGSDDQTIRLWSVSTGKCLNILQGHSSWIWCVTFSPNGEIVASSSEDQTIRLWSRSTGECLQILEGHTSRVQAIAFSPDGQILSSAEDETVRLWSVDTGECLNIFQGHSNSVWSVAFSPEGDILASSSLDQTVRIWDRHTGVCLKVLPVLPHAMRSAIAFGKSTEHYAIASGSQNGTIQIWDAQTGECLKILNPDRPYQGSNITGVTGITTAQKDVLKALGAFEI, encoded by the coding sequence ATGGATATCGATCAAGCACTCGCATTTACAGACGCTCTCGTTTTTGCCAAGTCAAGAATACATTTAAGCGATCTCCAACAAGCTATGTTGCGTGAGTCTTGGTCTTTGGAACGCCAAAGTTACGATCGCATTGCCGACATTTATGGCTATTCTCCAACTTACTTAAAACATGATGTTGGCCCCAAGCTATGGAAACTCCTTTCAGAAGTGTTAGGAGAAAAAGTTAATAAAACAAGTTTCAGAACAGCAATCGAGCGGGCGACGGCACAATCAAACCAATACATTGAAGAAAAAACGCGAGTCAAATTTACTGATAATCTGCTAGTTGCAGAAGCGCAGACTTCGTATCAAGATTGGGGAGATGCTATCGATGTTGATTTTTTCTACGGAAGACAAGCAGAACTAGCTCAGTTACAGCAGTGGATTTTGGTCGATCAGTGTCGGCTGGTGGCTGTGTCAGGAATGGGTGGAATTGGAAAGACTTCTCTCTCTATCAAGCTGGCACAACAATTACAGAGTGATTTTAAATGGGTGATTTGGCGGAGTTTGCGAAATGCGCCACCAGTACAAGAGATATTAACCGAGTTATTGAAATTATTATCTAATCAGCAAGAAATTGATTATCCAGAAACCGTTGAGGGCAAAATTTCGCGTCTATTGCATTATTTGCGATCGCAGCGTTGTCTGGTAATTTTCGATAATATTGAGACAATCTTACAACATAACGAAAAATCTAAATCATCCTACATCAAAGGCTATGAATATTATGGCGAAATATTTAGACAGATTGGAGAAATTCGCCATCAAAGCTGCTTAGTGCTAACAAGCCGAGATCAGCCTCCAGAAGTTGGTCTCCTAGAAGGAGCAAGCTTACCCGTTCGGGCTTTTCAATTGGGTGGATTGAAGAAAACAGAAGCACAAGAACTTTTACACTTAAAGGGTAATTTCCAAGGCTCAACAGAAGAATGGAATCGGCTGGTTGAAGGTTACGCAGGAAATCCCTTAGCATTGAAAATTATTGCGACTACAATTCAAAACTTATTTGATGGCAGTATTTCTGATTTCCTCAACCAGCAAGCATTTGTTTTTGGTAATATTCGCAATCTAATAGGTCAGCAATTTGAACGGCTTTCGGAGTCAGAGAAAACGGTTATTTATTGGCTTGCTATCTATCGCGATCCCGCTTCATTTTCAGAACTGCGCTCGGATATTTTTCCACGTAGATCGCCCCAAGAATTAATTGATATTTTAGAATCACTAGAGCAACGTTCTTTAATTGAGAAGACCAAGCCGACACTGATTGAAAAACATCAGACGCAGTTTTCACTTCAGCCTGTAGTAATGGAATATGCTACTGAGAAACTGGTCGCTCAAGTTTGTCAAGAAATTCTAGCAGGTTTAGAAGCAAATGCCGACCAAAAAATTTTGCTGTTCAAAACTCATGCATTACTCAAAGCCCAAGCAAAAGATTATGTGCGAGAAACGCAAGTTCGTTTCATTCTCAAGCCGATTCTGGAACGCTTATTACTCGATCGTTTATTAATAGAAGTCAGCGAACAACTTGCAATTGAGAACTTGCTAACTCAATGCTTGACCAAGCTCCGAGGTACATCGTCACTCAAAACTGGATACGCAGGCGGTAATATTTTAAATTTACTTTGTCAATTGCAATCAACTTTAACTAACTATAATTTTTCAAATTTAACGATTTGGCAAGCCTATTTACAGGATGTAAATTTGCATAATGTTAACTTTGAATCTTCTGATTTGAGCCAGTGTGTTTTTGCTGAAACCTTTGGTATGGTTTTTGCTGGCATTGCTTTTAGTCCAGATGGAACATTATTAGCTACAGGAGATGCAGAAGGTGAGCTTCGTCTTTGGGAAGTTGCAACTGGGAAACTTGTTGTCAATTTTGCCGGACATTTAGGTTGGGTTTGGTCACTTGCTTTTAGTCCAGATGGGCAATTATTAGCAAGTTGTAGTAGTGATAAAACGATTCGCCTGTGGGATGTCAACACTGGTAAATGTCTGAGAACATTGTCAGGACATACAAGTTCAATTTGGTCAGTTGCCTTTAGTGCTGATGGTCAAATGCTTGCGAGTGGAGGCGATGAACCAACAATAAGATTATGGAATGTCAACACTGGGGATTGTCATAAAATTTTCTCGGGTCACACAGATCGAATTCTCTCGCTTTCCTTTAGTTCAGATGGCCAAACCCTAGCAAGTGGCAGTGCCGATTTCACGATTCGACTTTGGAAAATTAGTGGAGAATGCGATCGCATTTTAGAAGGACATAGCGATCGCATCTGGTCAATTTCCTTTAGTCCAGATGGGCAAACCCTAGTCAGTGGCAGTGCCGATTTCACGATTCGCCTCTGGGAAGTTAGTACTGGCAACTGCTTCAATATATTACAAGAACATAGCGATCGCGTCCGATCGTTAGCCTTTAGTCCCAATGCCCAAATGCTGGTCAGCGCCAGCGACGATAAAACAGTCAGAATTTGGGAAGCTAGTACAGGAGAATGCCTGAATATTTTACCAGGACACACCAATTCTATATTTTCAGTTGCTTTTAACGTAGATGGTCGAACCATTGCCAGTGGTAGCACAGACCAAACTGTAAAGCTATGGGATGTCAACACAGGTAGATGCTTTAAAACCTTAAAAGGCTATAGTAATTCGGTATTTTCAGTTGCTTTTAATCTAGATGGTCAAACTCTGGCCAGTGGCAGCACAGACCAAACCGTAAGATTATGGGATGTCAATACAGGGACTTGTCTGAAAAAATTCGCCGGACATAGTGGCTGGGTAACTTCCGTAGCATTTCACCCAGATGGAGATTTGCTAGCCAGTAGCAGTGCGGATCGCACCATCCGCTTATGGTCAGTTAGCACTGGGCAATGTCTGCAAATTTTGAAAGATCATGTAAATTGGGTGCAATCAGTTGCCTTTAGTCCCGATCGACAAATCTTAGCAAGCGGCAGTGACGACCAAACCATTCGCTTATGGTCTGTCAGTACAGGAAAATGCCTCAATATATTGCAAGGTCATTCCAGTTGGATTTGGTGTGTTACCTTTAGCCCCAATGGTGAAATAGTCGCTAGCAGTAGTGAAGACCAAACCATTCGTCTGTGGTCTCGTTCCACTGGTGAATGTCTCCAAATTTTAGAAGGACACACTAGTAGAGTGCAAGCGATCGCTTTTAGTCCAGATGGGCAAATTCTCAGTAGCGCTGAAGATGAAACAGTTCGCCTGTGGTCGGTTGATACAGGTGAATGTCTGAATATATTTCAGGGACACAGTAATAGTGTTTGGTCAGTCGCCTTTAGTCCAGAAGGTGATATTTTGGCAAGTAGTAGCTTAGATCAAACAGTGAGAATTTGGGATAGGCATACAGGGGTTTGCCTGAAAGTGCTGCCTGTCCTGCCTCATGCAATGCGATCGGCGATCGCATTTGGTAAATCTACAGAACATTATGCGATCGCTAGCGGTAGCCAAAACGGAACTATTCAGATTTGGGATGCCCAAACGGGTGAATGCTTGAAAATACTGAATCCTGACAGACCTTATCAAGGAAGTAATATTACAGGCGTGACAGGAATCACCACAGCTCAAAAAGATGTTCTCAAAGCGTTAGGTGCCTTCGAGATTTAA
- a CDS encoding PAS domain S-box protein: MRSLSPVDLPTLEQIVECSPLIVLPDTPVIDVIALMNRVNSSIVESKFDFSSYVLVVEETNLIGILTLRDVIRLTGMGKDLSSVKISEVMTQPVISLGLAQAQNALTALSFMRQHCIRHLPVVDDLGQLVGLITQDRIRQVIQPVHLLKLQCVTEVMVTEVIHALPTTSVLELSQIMSDRQISCVVIVAQQKAKLIPVGMITEKDIIKFHLQGLDIAQTQAQDVMSTPVLSITPTESLWTVHQLMQERKVRRLTVVGEQSELQGLVTQTNLLQVLDPLEIDSIIQVLQAKVEEQTVKLRQCNQQLEQEVEQHRQAQQELELRVAERTAELLQANVRLKREIEERKQTEIALQQREHQWKALFDRALDAIAIADDEGRYVEVNPAACKLFGVSKEELLGSTIADFAAPEFDFTQAWQQFYEQGQMLGEFNIYCPDGTVRETEFAAVANFIPHRHLSILRDVSDRQAMLRARKQTEETLRESEQRLQLALSVGNIGTWEWNLRTNQVIWSESLFTLFGLTPDTFDVSYENFLNLIVHPEDRELLHQSVLRAIDQQVPHNLEFRFIYSDGTVGWSVCKGQVLYDDTTNKPLQMIGVNIDITERKQSELEIRKFVSLADNSTEFIGMCDMNFVPFYLNPAGMQLVGLNDTQQYSETPVREFFFPEDRDFIINEFFPRVLREGRAEVEIRFRHFQTGEALWMVYSVSCVKDMNDQLIGLAAVSRNITDRKLAKQKIAEQAALIDIATDAIFVRDLENRILFWSPGAEKLYGWTAQESMGKLVHELFNVESLSQLAAGFKTTLEQGYWQGELEKTTKTGRKIIVASRWTLVQNQFGQSQSILSVNTDITEKKQLEQQFYRAQRLESVGTLASGIAHDLNNVFAPIIMIAELLPLRYKNVDLQTQELFKTLENSSQRGANLVKQILTFTRGTEGKRILLQPGHLLQELVKVIKQTFPKSIEIVNDIPINTLWMVQADPTQLEQVFMNLAVNARDAMPNDGMLTINAENRMIDETNARMHLDAKAGGYMVVTVSDTGTGIPPEFLERIFDPFFTTKEVGKGTGLGLSTVLGIVKNHGGFVEVSTQVGKGTRFQVFLPRGEGKATETITKAELPEGNGELILVVDDEDLVKQTNQGTLEDYNYKTLVANDGIEAIALYAQYKERISAVLLDMSMPNMDGLTTISILRTFNPNIKIIATSGLPANEQKAIAIGAKKFLSKPYTATDLLTTLSAVIGHPGEPQS, translated from the coding sequence ATGCGCTCACTTTCTCCTGTGGATTTACCTACTTTAGAGCAGATAGTTGAATGTTCTCCTTTAATTGTATTACCTGATACCCCAGTTATTGATGTTATTGCTCTAATGAATAGGGTAAATAGCAGTATAGTAGAGTCTAAGTTTGATTTTAGTAGTTATGTTTTAGTAGTTGAAGAAACAAACTTAATAGGTATATTAACTCTACGGGATGTAATACGACTGACTGGGATGGGCAAAGATTTATCCAGTGTCAAAATCTCAGAGGTGATGACACAACCAGTCATCAGCCTGGGGTTGGCTCAGGCTCAAAATGCCCTCACAGCTTTATCTTTCATGCGTCAACATTGTATTCGCCATCTACCTGTAGTAGATGATCTTGGACAATTGGTAGGCTTAATTACCCAAGACAGAATTCGTCAGGTTATCCAACCAGTTCACCTGTTGAAATTGCAATGTGTGACGGAAGTAATGGTAACTGAAGTTATTCATGCTCTCCCGACTACATCTGTGCTGGAATTGTCTCAAATCATGAGCGATCGCCAGATCAGTTGTGTTGTGATTGTCGCACAACAGAAGGCGAAATTGATCCCAGTAGGAATGATCACTGAAAAAGATATTATTAAATTCCATTTACAGGGACTAGATATAGCCCAAACCCAGGCGCAAGATGTGATGAGTACCCCTGTATTAAGCATCACTCCCACTGAATCTTTATGGACTGTTCACCAGTTGATGCAAGAGCGAAAGGTGCGGCGATTAACCGTAGTTGGAGAACAAAGCGAATTGCAAGGACTGGTGACACAAACTAATCTCCTACAAGTGCTTGATCCCCTAGAAATAGACAGCATAATTCAAGTTTTGCAAGCAAAAGTTGAGGAACAAACGGTTAAACTTAGACAATGCAACCAGCAGTTAGAACAGGAAGTTGAACAACACCGCCAAGCTCAACAAGAATTAGAGTTACGGGTGGCGGAGCGTACAGCTGAACTACTGCAAGCAAATGTACGTTTGAAACGGGAAATTGAGGAGCGCAAACAGACTGAAATAGCACTCCAGCAGCGTGAACATCAGTGGAAAGCTCTTTTTGATCGTGCTCTTGATGCGATCGCGATTGCAGATGACGAGGGGCGCTATGTAGAGGTAAATCCAGCAGCCTGTAAGCTATTTGGTGTATCGAAGGAAGAACTGTTAGGTTCCACAATCGCAGATTTTGCAGCACCCGAATTTGATTTTACCCAAGCTTGGCAACAGTTCTACGAACAAGGACAAATGTTGGGTGAGTTTAACATATATTGTCCCGATGGCACAGTGCGAGAAACTGAATTTGCGGCGGTTGCCAATTTTATACCACATCGTCATCTTTCAATACTGCGGGATGTGAGCGATCGCCAAGCCATGTTGCGCGCTCGTAAACAAACTGAGGAAACTCTCAGAGAAAGCGAGCAAAGGTTACAACTGGCACTTAGTGTTGGTAACATTGGCACTTGGGAATGGAATCTGAGAACCAATCAGGTTATCTGGTCTGAGAGTTTGTTTACTTTATTTGGTCTAACTCCTGATACCTTTGATGTCAGCTATGAAAATTTTTTAAATCTCATTGTCCACCCTGAAGACCGTGAATTGCTGCATCAATCAGTTTTGCGAGCAATTGACCAGCAAGTACCCCATAATCTCGAATTCCGGTTTATTTACTCAGATGGTACAGTTGGTTGGTCAGTATGCAAGGGTCAAGTATTGTATGATGACACTACTAATAAGCCACTCCAGATGATTGGGGTGAATATAGATATCACCGAACGCAAACAATCGGAACTTGAAATCCGTAAATTTGTTTCTCTGGCCGATAACAGCACAGAATTTATCGGTATGTGTGATATGAATTTTGTGCCATTCTATTTGAACCCGGCGGGTATGCAACTAGTCGGGCTAAATGACACTCAGCAATATAGCGAAACGCCAGTCAGGGAATTTTTCTTTCCTGAAGATCGGGACTTTATCATCAATGAATTTTTCCCGCGTGTTTTGCGTGAGGGACGGGCAGAAGTAGAAATTCGTTTCCGTCATTTCCAGACGGGAGAAGCATTATGGATGGTTTACAGCGTTTCTTGCGTCAAAGACATGAATGACCAGCTAATTGGTCTGGCAGCCGTCAGCCGCAATATTACCGATCGCAAACTGGCCAAACAGAAAATTGCCGAACAAGCAGCTTTAATTGATATTGCTACCGATGCCATTTTTGTCCGCGATTTAGAAAACCGCATTCTGTTCTGGAGTCCAGGTGCTGAAAAGTTATACGGTTGGACAGCACAGGAAAGCATGGGGAAATTAGTCCATGAACTTTTCAACGTAGAATCCTTGTCTCAACTAGCAGCAGGTTTCAAAACCACTCTGGAACAAGGTTATTGGCAAGGGGAGTTAGAAAAAACCACCAAAACTGGGAGAAAAATTATCGTTGCTAGTCGGTGGACACTGGTACAGAATCAATTCGGACAAAGCCAATCTATCTTATCAGTCAACACCGACATCACCGAGAAAAAACAACTAGAGCAACAATTTTACCGCGCTCAACGCTTGGAGAGTGTAGGAACTCTAGCCAGTGGCATTGCTCACGACCTCAACAACGTCTTTGCTCCCATAATCATGATTGCCGAATTGCTGCCTTTGAGATACAAAAATGTGGATTTGCAGACTCAAGAACTGTTCAAAACACTAGAAAACAGCTCGCAGCGTGGAGCGAACTTAGTTAAACAAATTCTCACCTTTACCCGTGGTACAGAAGGGAAGCGCATCTTGTTGCAACCTGGGCATTTGCTCCAAGAATTGGTCAAAGTCATCAAACAGACATTTCCTAAATCCATCGAAATTGTTAATGACATTCCCATAAACACATTATGGATGGTGCAAGCCGATCCCACCCAATTAGAACAGGTATTTATGAACTTGGCAGTCAATGCCCGTGACGCTATGCCCAATGATGGTATGCTCACAATTAATGCCGAAAACCGGATGATTGACGAAACAAACGCCCGAATGCACCTGGACGCGAAAGCAGGAGGCTACATGGTTGTTACCGTCTCAGATACAGGGACAGGAATCCCTCCAGAATTCTTAGAGCGCATATTTGATCCCTTTTTTACAACTAAAGAAGTTGGTAAAGGTACAGGGCTAGGACTGTCAACAGTTTTAGGTATCGTCAAAAACCACGGTGGTTTTGTGGAAGTATCAACTCAGGTAGGTAAAGGGACACGATTTCAGGTATTTTTGCCCAGAGGAGAAGGCAAAGCAACCGAGACAATAACAAAGGCAGAATTACCTGAAGGTAATGGCGAATTGATTTTAGTTGTTGATGATGAAGACTTAGTAAAACAAACCAATCAGGGAACTTTAGAAGATTATAACTATAAAACCCTTGTAGCTAACGATGGCATTGAGGCGATCGCTTTGTATGCCCAGTATAAGGAACGAATTAGTGCAGTTTTGCTAGATATGTCCATGCCCAACATGGACGGATTAACAACTATCTCCATTCTGCGAACGTTCAACCCCAATATTAAGATTATTGCCACCAGTGGTTTACCCGCTAACGAGCAAAAGGCTATTGCCATTGGTGCTAAGAAGTTTCTGTCAAAGCCTTACACAGCGACAGATTTATTAACTACTTTATCTGCTGTAATCGGGCATCCTGGGGAGCCTCAGTCATAG